From the Candida dubliniensis CD36 chromosome 2, complete sequence genome, the window GAgaattttttatcaatgattgatctttcattttttgattgtAAAGAATCTTCAGAACAAtgtcaaaaattttttaaacgGAATAATTTCCAAAGTattgaaattcaatataataaaatttctcAATATGAAACTTTAATTGAACAAGAATTAGATATTATACGAAAAGAACTTAATAATcctaaattgaaatatgtTCAAAAAGATGGAGAAAGATATcttattgaaattagaaataaTCAACGAGATAAAATcccaattgaaaattatttattaattaaaagtACTCAAACCATTACTAGATATCGAAATAAATCAGTGactaaatatttaaaattattacaatatCATGAAGAAATGTTAATTAAAACTtgtgatgaagaatttcaaaattttttaataaatttagattctcattatcaattattttataaaattattaaaaatttatcaatttttgattgtttaatatcattaactACAACAAGTTCATTAACAAATTATACTCGACCAATAATAGTAGaagatttaattattgatgttAAAAAAGCTCGAAATCCTATTATTGAACAAATGCGTCCTAATTATGTTtctaatgatattaatattgaatatGATAAAAATCGAGTATTAATAATTACTGGACCTAATATGGGAGGTAAATCATCTTATGTGAAAACTGTAGCTTTATTAACTGTAATGACACAAATTGGTTGTTATTTACCTTGTGATAAAGCTATTATGGGgatatttgattcaatttttattagaaTGGGAgctaatgataatattttaaaagGTTATTCAACATTTATGATGGAAATGTTACAAtgtaaaaatataattctgATGATGACTACTAGatcattaattatattaGATGAAATTGGTCGAGGTACAGGAACTATTGATGGAATAGCTTTAgcttattcaattttaaaatatttaattgaatcagAATTTAAaccattaatattatttattactCATTATCCATCAATTCATgttttagaaaaagaatatccTTATCAAGTGATCAATTATCATATGGGATATCAagaaattcaacaacaaaatcaaaatcaaaatcaaaatcaaaaacaaattgaaatccctgaaattatatttttatataatttatgtCATGGTGTAGTTAATAATCTGTATGGATTAAATGTTGCTAAATTGGCAGGAATATCTCATGATATCATATTTCAAGCTTTTAATATTAGTgaacaaatgaaattagatattgaaatgaaagaatATTGGAAATTTGCTTATAAATTACATAAAGTCCTTAAAAATGAACTTGATAtagattatttatttacctaaaaaaaaaaaaaaatattgagttttttaaacaagtttgaagaaatcaataactaattgattaaaaattttagGATTATCTAAATATATATGATGACCAGCTTTTTCAACTATTTCAAATCGagaaattttatcattatcattattatgatcaccattttggtttttgattttatcattaatttgttgataaatatattcTCCTCCATTTTTATTCATCCAATCATTATCTCCATAAATCCacatattattaattttattatcaacaaaaaaatcaattaatcctCGATCAGCAAGAGGTAATTTAGCTAAAATTTCTGGAGTAATTAATTTTGTAATAGCAATTTCTCCTGATCcttgaaattgattaaaaattgaataagaataattatgtaattttaatattaattcaatAGTATCTTTATTagtatcaatttcaaaatttttaaatctttGAAATGACCAATAagataaaatttttgaataaaatggaccaaaattttgtaaaaattcaaatggagatttatttttcaaccaaAGTTTCTTTAATAACCAATTTTTAGGAAATTTAGGTTTACCTAATTTTGTCCAAATATTGGttaattcttcatttataattatattattattatcattatctttatcattattattattattattaaactgtaattctttaaatggatcattatataaattgaattgaaatcgtttatcattaattaaactaAATTCATTAGATTCTGTCCCCATTGGACTAACTAAAATTACATCTGATaccaataatttattattattattattattattatatttcattaaataacAACAAGCCAAATATGCTCCCATTGAATGaccaatcaatttaaattgatttatatttctATTAATTCTCCaattttctattttatcaataaaccaattttcaatttgtaaaatttgattaattttttctgataatgaatcaaatggttcaataataaattctttGGGAAATTTAGGTCGACTAGAATTTCCAAATCCAggtaaatcaattaaatgtAATTTAATCCCAGGAATTCTTAttaaatcttcaatatttttaataaaatatccCATAGCTGCCATATATCCATGAATAACAACTATATGTTGCTCTTGTTCTTTCAGTGTTgtagttttattttcaagGTAAAATTCATGAATAAAATTACCATCATCTAATTTCACATCTATTAGTTTACCAGttattaaatattcttcatttacatcatcatcatccttATCATCATGCTTATCATCATTGTCGTATTCTTGAGGAGGATAAATATGAATATCTGAAGGTAATAATGTACGAAATAATTCATATTCAATGTTTCGATTTCTTAATCGATcttgttttatttgatcggattcttcttctttggaTTCATACATTAATGATCTTGGACTACTCCACCAATCTTGAACTGATTTTAAAATGGGGATAGAATTAATCGATGTGGTTGAAGATGTTGGCGTGGAAGTAGTTGATTCGATTGACAGATTAGGGTCAGAAGTTAAAGTAGAACCATCAGCAGATTCAGATCTTGGACCCGTCATTGTAGCTATAGAATCTCTTACCAAAGAAGTCATGATGAAATAAATGTATATGATATGGTTGTATAAAATTATTCtaaggaaagaaagaaaaagtgtAACAACCTGGTTAAGTATTATGTgttatcttcttcttcttatcAGTGAAAGAGAAAGTTAGAAGTTAGAAGTTAGAGAGGACAGGCAAAGTTTATTTTGTGCGAGTTTACAACACACATTAAGATAAAAGATTCTATACGACCCAACCCACcaatatttattagatCTTACAAGTGGTCTCAGACTTACAATCAAACAAGACCAAAAAACTCATTAATTCTATAacattcaattcaattcaattcaattcaattcaattaaactaattaaacaatactaaacatattaaaaataaactaaaaaaacaaaaaaaaaaaaaaaaagtaacaacaaacaacacaGTAATAACTGTGGGTTAGATCAGAAGTAAACTAACGAAATTAACATCAATAAAcatcaaaatattaaaatatgACTATTGAATAAATAGAATAAAATACTAGCCATTAACTTTATCCTCTTTTCTACCTCTTTCCTTTATCAATGTTGTGTCTTATTATCAATCTCAGTGTAagctggtggtggtgctCCATTTTCAACAGGAACAGGGGCCACTGGGGTCaaatttgaagatgatgaaccTTCCACTACTGACCCataattgttattattattattattattattattattactatgaTTATTGGAAACTATTAATCTTTCATTTTGTGATTCATTCTGGtggtgatgttgatgatgatgatgatgatgatgatgatgacaaGCATCTCTTTCATTCCTTCCAGATCTTCTTGGAGTTTGATTTTCTAAATCACTTCTATACAcataataaattgtatCTTTATGttcttgttgataataatacgGAGGATATTTAGCTATAATATACCATGAATGAATTAATCCTGGGAAATAACCTAACATACATAAGgcaatattaattaatgaatcacATGAACAACATCCTCTTCTAATCCAAACCGGTAATGGTGGGAACAAAACTGAAAGAACAATAAGAAATAAATCAGAAAGACATAAACACATGGTTGGGAAAAGTGAGGATGAGTAAGGTGGTTAGTTAGTGTTAAAACAAACAGGTAAACCAAACAAACAGATGTAGGtatgtatatatgtatgtatgtatgtataaGTTAAAACTATCAAATGATAGAAATAAAAGATGTCTTGTAGTTGGGTTGTATAAAGAATAGTAAAAAATTGGGAACTTGTGTAGGTTATATTGTGATGTGATGCCAGTAAAgattttatatatatggAGATTACTTTTACtaagcttttttttttcttttcctgTACAAAGAGTCATtcggtttttttttttaggtcGAGTGGTTTCCTGCGCCCCCCCCCCCGGTTGCCTACCCGCTTACCATACCACCAATAAATTTCTTATTCGCACCAGTTCTCGTTCTACATTGATTATGGGTGGCGGTAATATAATCggagttttctttttggtaTATATAAAACACCGCTTCTCTTTTCCTCcttctcctcctcctcggtattatattattatcaccaaTACACTACTATATTGCTGTTGATTCACAAGCAAAAATTCCCTTCACTCTCTCTATCTCTATCTCTCTCTCACTCCACATTCTTATATATcatccaccaccaccaccactattACTTATCTGTTATATATTATAGATTAACTCGCCTCAATCATTAATGTCAGTACCTATATTAACTATTCCTGAGTCATCATTTGACCCAGCATCTTATAATAATCTTAAAAActccaaatcaaaatcacaAATCTTACTTTACATTATAAAATTAACTCAAAGATCATCAATAggattaatattattttatttaattggattattaattattaaaccATTAATGGAACTTAATGTTACTAGAAGGAAAGATTTTTTGGATTATATAAGAGGGAAATTACGAGATTTTTATcttaaatcaataactaAAGTACAATATATCCCTATAGTTGctattaaaaataaacaaaatggTAAATTATATTCTGATGCTATTATTCAAACtgaaaataatcaattgtcaaacaacaacaataacaacaataacaacaataacaataactcCAGTAATGGTGATAGATTAGGtcaaaatgaattatataaaaaattgacaaaattatcaattttattgacTGAAGGAATTCGAAGTTATTCTACATCAGAATTATCGAATTATAAAAGtataaattattcaattaaagatttacaaaataaatctgatttagtttattttaatcaaaatgatttatttgtATTGGATAATATTGTAACTGTGACTTCTGGTACtacaatgaaaaagaaagatctTGCTGTTGAAACtagaaatgaaattagAAGTATTAAAGGATTATATATGAGTGGACAAGCATAGTATTACCCCCACCACTCCCACCACTCCCCTTCCCTTCTTTCCtctagaagaagaagaagtagtagtagaagTAGAAGAGTGGGAGGGAGTTTGGCTAATTATATATGGTCTGTTTTGGttacaattttttcaagCATATAATAGAGTCTAGCTATGGTAGCTAAAAGGTCAATTTGTAAGATTAAACTCACATGAGTAGTACTTGGTATATTAAAtagttgataataatgaatagCATAGCAATGTGATTTGTAAGGACATAAGTAATGGCCTCACATAGTCTTTTAACAATGTtagatatttttttttttttttttttttttttttgttgttgtctttTTCTCTGTTTTAGTTTCTTTGGGTTGTCCCATACTTGAACacaacaaatcaattattattaccaccCTAGTTATTAACAATATTCCCATAACAATTATGGCACCACCACCAAGGATTATAGACGATAgtgaaaatgatgatggtgatgctgatgattttgaagtAGAGTCATCAGTACCACCAACAATTGAACATGAAGATAATATggatgaagaagaggaagaagattttgatgaagaagaagaagaggaagaggaagaggaagaggaagataattataaattgaaaccaagtgatgaagatgatgatttagaattgaatgatgatgatgatgaaggtACAGAATCACCACAACCAGTATCTAaaccaattaaaaaatcCATCAAAATCACAATCAAACCACCCAAAAAACCAACCATCGACTCATCTTCTACTTCCAGTAGTGTTACAAAAAACAATAGTTCTCTTGACCAATCAACTCAAAGAGTAACAAGGAAACGACAAGTGAGTTATTAtcaagatgaagatgaagatgaatttgacgaagaagaagaagaagaagaagataatgatCAAGAAGTGAAAGTGATTAAAtccaacaaattgaaaagatcGAAAAAGACTTCTAATGACAAGCGAAATTCTGAACGCAGACAGACAACAGCATCTACATCTACATCAAGAACACGTAAAGATCAAAGACAAAATTTACATCcagatttaattttaactgatgaagaagaagaagaacaagaagaacaagaagaatatGATCCTTCTTcatataatgatttatcGAAAATGACAGAAAGACAAAGATCCCGATatgattataataatgatgatggagaacaatttattgaattagatGATAGTGGTAAAAAAGCTAAATCGAAAAATGatcaacaagaagaagcagaaactgaagaagaaattgctTTAAGAAGAGCAGAAAATGCTAGGAAAAGACAagattataaaaaaaaaatcttagaagaagaaaaacgTGAtacattaaataaattattgaaaagaagAGCAACAAAATCACGAGAAATTATTagtaatgatgatgataaagatgGATTAGATATGGGGAATAATGTActttataaaaaaagaagaccAATATTAGATCATCCTGCATTTATAAGATATGTTAATAATACAACTTCATTAAATGGAAATTCGGTATTatctttcaattgatttatgaAAAAGTGTGGGACAAGGGGGGGGGTGGGGATTAAGCCGATGATcataaaagaaattattggtaaaaaaaaaaaatatggggaaagaaaatgaaagaaaagaaatagttTGTAACATCGATAATAATTACCAACCAACTAACCAACCAACTAACCAtccagaaaaaaaaaaaaaaaaaagaagatcTAACTAAATTTTTAACTTTAAATTGTTAACAGTTGTTGATGTATATTCTATcgtattgtattgtattttatgggttattattgaaatgtAATTAacagtttatttttatttatatttttattgtttaataatagtagttGTAGTAGTATATTGTTTGGTTCCTAGTTTTACATTTTAAGTTAATTAATCTATACATGTATTTAACTATTATTTTATGATATGGTTATATAGTTATACAGTTATACTTAGAACTCAGTATTAGGTTATTTGGTTAATTTTtgtgatattgataaataaaattcttctttcaacaatgtaatgaaaactaaaatgaaaacaaaagagagagagagagaaagagcAAATAAGTAAGTAAGAAGTAATTAAGGAGGGAAGAAaggagagagagagagagagagattttaatattgtttaaattattgaatgatgataatgatgattgttCTAGTTTGAGTTGGtgattgtttttgttgttgaactcgaaaagaaagaaaaaaaagaaaaaaaaggacaagaagaaaaaaaaaaaaaaaaagaattcatATCACTCATTCATTCATATCACTCACTCTCTACTtccaaaattcaatttcaaacttcaaattcttttttactcagtttgaattctttattcaattttcaattttcatATTTCAAACTACTTTGGTCGTTGATTTGTTTGTCTGTTTGTCTGTTTGTTATTGCAAATTTActttaaatcaaaatatagAAATAgagagtttttttttggaatatattaattttcaaatatattCCCGTtctttgaattattattattattattatttttcatattattTATCCACAATCTATTTGTTCTATCAACGTTGATATTTATCATTGTATAACCATACTTCTTTATAGAAtcatatttatttcaaatatcAACAAGTAACctttttgaattattaaagttATAACCCAAGATTGGTGGTGATTAAACTATGAAtggaaacaacaacaacaacaacaacaacaacaacaacaataacaacaataacaataacactGGGAATCTCCAGCAATCTCATGGACCacctcaacaacaacagcaaatGTTCAATCAAACCCCTCAAATGGCATTTCAACAAGCACCACCTTCTGTAATGCAAGGAAGAGgtaataatattcaaactcctttacaacaacagcaacaacaacaacaacaacagcgATTCAATATgtctcaacaacaaatgatGGCagctcaacaacaacagaatGCATTGGCAGCAGCTGCAGTTGCTTCTGGGCGTCCTGTTCCTCAAAGAAATCCAAATTATAATGGAAGTCCTAATCCTGCACAAACACTTGCTTTAAAtgtaaacaacaacagcaacaaaaCTGGGATGTATAATCCTAATGCATTAGGAACTGGGATGCCTTCCTCAAATTTACAACCTACCTCTGCTGGGAACTCTCGTGATCATACACCACAAATGGTAAATCAACCACAACCTTTTATACCGCATCAACAAAACCAACCACCTTTACCacctcaacaacaacaaccaccacaacaacaacaacaacaacatacTCCTCAACTTCCACCTCAGGGCCAAGCACCACAACAAGTACAAATGGGCTA encodes:
- a CDS encoding INO eighty subunit, putative (Similar to S. cerevisiae IES2) — its product is MAPPPRIIDDSENDDGDADDFEVESSVPPTIEHEDNMDEEEEEDFDEEEEEEEEEEEEDNYKLKPSDEDDDLELNDDDDEGTESPQPVSKPIKKSIKITIKPPKKPTIDSSSTSSSVTKNNSSLDQSTQRVTRKRQVSYYQDEDEDEFDEEEEEEEDNDQEVKVIKSNKLKRSKKTSNDKRNSERRQTTASTSTSRTRKDQRQNLHPDLILTDEEEEEQEEQEEYDPSSYNDLSKMTERQRSRYDYNNDDGEQFIELDDSGKKAKSKNDQQEEAETEEEIALRRAENARKRQDYKKKILEEEKRDTLNKLLKRRATKSREIISNDDDKDGLDMGNNVLYKKRRPILDHPAFIRYVNNTTSLNGNSVLSFN